The Candidatus Methanomethylicota archaeon genome has a segment encoding these proteins:
- a CDS encoding N-acetyltransferase: MGEVKFDGKIFYIELEEGVRAYHRIEETEDEIRMVSTYTPPEYRGLGLASKIVDVAVNYVKGRGKRVIVECSYVKSWMERNKDKVAGLNIEYRIKA; encoded by the coding sequence ATGGGTGAAGTCAAATTTGATGGGAAAATATTCTACATAGAATTGGAGGAGGGGGTTAGAGCCTATCATAGAATTGAGGAAACTGAGGATGAAATTAGAATGGTGAGCACTTATACACCTCCTGAGTATAGGGGTTTAGGATTGGCTTCAAAAATAGTTGATGTAGCAGTTAACTATGTTAAGGGTAGGGGTAAGAGGGTTATTGTTGAATGCAGTTATGTGAAGAGCTGGATGGAGAGGAATAAAGATAAGGTTGCAGGGCTAAATATTGAGTATAGGATTAAAGCTTAA
- a CDS encoding aldolase, with translation MWRHIQLEIAKYGRKLTERGFVCGHGGNISVRINENIYITRRGASLEDISARDIVQTPLKHESEADRYASSETPVHREIYIKTDYKAIIHAHPPYAIAVSYFFNEVEPLEIEAALRMGSIKVIEGKSGTRELGAKIVDNLGSCNAVIVRGHGVFAVGSNLEEAYRATCNVEKNCRQKYLTEILKAIGLKFIKPMEI, from the coding sequence ATGTGGAGACATATACAGCTCGAAATAGCAAAGTATGGTAGAAAACTAACTGAAAGGGGGTTTGTATGCGGCCATGGAGGGAACATAAGTGTAAGAATCAATGAAAACATATACATAACCCGCAGAGGGGCATCATTGGAAGACATATCCGCTAGGGACATAGTTCAAACCCCCCTAAAACATGAAAGTGAAGCTGATAGGTATGCTTCAAGTGAAACGCCAGTTCATAGGGAAATCTACATAAAAACAGATTACAAGGCAATAATACATGCACATCCACCATACGCAATTGCAGTATCATACTTCTTCAATGAGGTAGAGCCACTTGAAATAGAAGCTGCACTTAGGATGGGAAGCATAAAAGTTATTGAGGGGAAGAGTGGAACTAGGGAGCTTGGAGCAAAGATAGTTGATAATTTAGGGTCATGTAATGCAGTGATAGTTAGGGGACATGGAGTCTTCGCAGTGGGATCAAATTTGGAAGAAGCATATAGAGCAACATGCAATGTAGAAAAGAACTGCAGACAGAAGTATCTAACTGAAATATTAAAGGCTATTGGGCTTAAATTCATAAAACCGATGGAAATTTAA
- a CDS encoding nodulation protein NfeD, translating to MFTYRGRHPHIFSIFIVACFILLFIQPYIALSSPPRVYYAEVDATIDAGIAEYILNALSKAEASNAPLIIRLNTYGGYMDSMDKIINALVSSKVETVVWVGPPGAKAVSAGTFIALAANYLVMSDGSVIGSCQPRSTTGEPVDPKVLNYAIERMRALAERKYGFNDSRVDIAVKFVTENLDLTVSRALELKIADFKANSLQEVLSVLGWSGYEVVVVGRSIASQLYSLLNDPLIVGLLFELGFWLILIELLTPGTQIYGFIGAALIVLSLFGIGLIGPSATALALLIIGSILILVELHYPGIQLFGFLGLVMYALGILFMYREQPYIEIGVPQYVFVSILAIGGGFLILYIHNVRKSWRRARGMLDPKKLIGMTGTAKTDFKAGENGVVHVFGEEWTAFSDVDIKRGQKVKVVDVVGLKLKVAPA from the coding sequence ATGTTCACGTATAGGGGTAGGCATCCTCATATATTTTCAATCTTCATCGTAGCTTGCTTCATATTACTCTTCATTCAGCCATATATTGCCCTTTCATCCCCTCCTAGAGTTTATTATGCTGAGGTTGATGCTACTATTGATGCTGGCATTGCTGAGTATATTTTGAATGCTTTATCTAAGGCTGAAGCTTCCAATGCACCTTTAATTATTAGGTTGAATACTTATGGTGGATATATGGATAGCATGGATAAAATAATTAATGCTCTTGTAAGCTCTAAAGTTGAGACTGTTGTTTGGGTTGGCCCTCCTGGGGCTAAGGCTGTTTCAGCTGGAACCTTTATTGCTCTTGCAGCAAATTATCTTGTAATGTCTGATGGTAGTGTTATAGGTTCATGTCAACCTAGGAGTACCACTGGTGAACCGGTTGACCCTAAAGTTTTAAATTATGCTATTGAGCGTATGAGGGCTCTTGCTGAGAGAAAGTATGGTTTTAATGATAGTAGGGTTGATATTGCAGTTAAATTTGTTACTGAGAATCTTGATTTAACTGTGAGTAGGGCTTTGGAGCTTAAGATAGCTGATTTTAAGGCTAATTCCCTACAGGAGGTTTTGTCTGTACTTGGTTGGAGTGGTTATGAAGTTGTTGTGGTTGGTAGAAGTATTGCCTCACAATTGTATTCGTTACTAAACGATCCACTCATCGTTGGTTTGCTGTTTGAGCTTGGATTTTGGCTCATATTAATAGAACTGTTAACCCCTGGGACTCAAATATACGGTTTTATTGGTGCAGCATTGATAGTTTTATCACTATTCGGTATAGGTTTAATTGGTCCCAGCGCTACGGCTTTAGCCTTACTGATAATTGGATCAATATTGATACTAGTGGAGTTGCATTATCCTGGTATACAATTATTCGGTTTCCTCGGCCTAGTAATGTATGCTTTGGGAATACTATTTATGTATAGGGAGCAACCATATATTGAAATTGGAGTTCCGCAATATGTATTCGTATCCATATTGGCTATTGGAGGAGGCTTCCTCATCCTATACATACATAATGTTAGGAAGAGTTGGAGGAGGGCTAGGGGGATGCTGGATCCAAAAAAGCTTATTGGGATGACTGGAACTGCTAAAACAGATTTTAAGGCTGGTGAGAATGGTGTTGTACATGTTTTTGGTGAGGAGTGGACTGCATTTTCTGATGTTGATATTAAGAGGGGGCAGAAGGTTAAGGTTGTTGATGTTGTTGGATTAAAATTGAAAGTGGCTCCAGCATAA
- a CDS encoding D-cysteine desulfhydrase family protein translates to MVLSIGDHPRVKLVRLPTPIQYMPKLSEELGIELYIKRDDYMELAMGGNKARKLEFLLGDALKRNCDTVITTGALCSNHVRLTAAACRLYNLHPILVLTSTGPKKVKGNLLLDVLFDAEIRIVDAARDEIPKIMEEVAREQEAKGRKPYIIPNGGASKVGVLGYLNASVEILHQLNEMCVKVDYVVHSTGSGGTQTGLCLGMKNLNSGIKVLGVSCGPSKNAIYNRVKSLAEESVEYLKLPVKLDDKDIIVYDEYTCGGYGIVTKEVVEVMRKVAKMEAILLDPLYTGKAFMGLMDLVDKGVIEKGSKVLFIHTGGLPLIFQYEEDLWRYGVKVSDLEKLM, encoded by the coding sequence TTGGTTTTATCTATAGGTGATCATCCAAGAGTTAAGCTAGTACGTTTACCAACACCAATACAATATATGCCTAAACTCAGTGAAGAGCTTGGCATTGAATTGTATATTAAGCGTGATGATTACATGGAATTGGCTATGGGTGGGAATAAGGCTAGGAAACTTGAATTCCTATTGGGGGATGCCTTAAAGAGGAATTGCGATACCGTGATAACCACTGGTGCTTTATGTTCAAACCATGTTAGATTAACTGCAGCTGCATGTAGATTGTACAATTTGCATCCAATCTTGGTTCTCACAAGTACTGGTCCTAAGAAGGTTAAGGGGAATCTCCTATTAGATGTATTGTTTGATGCCGAAATTAGGATTGTTGATGCCGCTAGGGATGAAATCCCAAAAATTATGGAGGAAGTTGCAAGGGAGCAGGAGGCTAAGGGTAGAAAGCCCTATATAATCCCAAATGGCGGTGCAAGTAAAGTTGGTGTTTTAGGGTATTTGAATGCCTCCGTAGAAATTCTACATCAATTGAATGAGATGTGTGTTAAAGTGGATTACGTAGTCCACTCCACTGGTTCAGGTGGAACGCAGACTGGATTGTGTTTGGGGATGAAGAATTTGAATAGTGGGATTAAGGTTTTAGGAGTTTCATGCGGCCCCTCAAAGAATGCTATTTACAATAGGGTTAAGAGTCTCGCTGAGGAGTCTGTGGAGTATTTGAAGCTACCAGTTAAACTTGATGATAAAGACATCATAGTTTACGATGAGTATACTTGTGGTGGTTATGGAATTGTGACTAAGGAGGTTGTTGAAGTTATGCGGAAGGTTGCAAAAATGGAAGCTATACTCTTAGATCCACTATATACTGGGAAGGCCTTTATGGGTTTAATGGATCTCGTGGATAAGGGGGTTATAGAGAAGGGGTCTAAAGTACTATTCATCCACACTGGCGGTTTACCTCTAATATTCCAGTATGAAGAGGATTTGTGGCGTTATGGTGTTAAGGTTTCCGATCTGGAGAAACTTATGTGA
- a CDS encoding D-aminoacylase, whose product MYDIIINNAKIVDGTGSPWYYGSIAIRNGKIVEIKRKGRFKSGEHVINAEGLMVAPGFIDMHSHSDAYLLINPKAESKIRQGVTLEVIGNCGSSMAPILPKRLSEFKRRLGELAQYITWDWSTYREYKEKLMKNGIALNVAPLIGHGTLRVNVMGYENREPTMEELEEMKKLLEQCMKDGAFGLSTGLIYTPGSYAKTEEIIELAKVVAKYGGIYSSHIRSEADKLMEAIMEAIRIGREANIRVEISHLKSAGVRNWGKIVEALKRIEEARWEGVDVTADFYPYTAGSTSLTACIPPWAHVGGIEEMIKRLKDPEQRAKIRRDIETSTEGWENLANLAGWDKIVVASCEKNKQYEGLSISEIAKMNSKDPYDQAFDLIIEEEGRVQIILHMMREEDMLEALKSPYTMVGTDGSSIAPYEPLGRGKPHPRSYGTFPRIIGRYARDKKVITIEEAIRKMTSIPANKLGLKDRGIIRRGFWADLVIFNPKTIIDTATFENPHQYPKGIEYVIVNGRIVIDKGEHTGELPGRVLERE is encoded by the coding sequence ATGTACGATATAATAATAAATAATGCAAAGATAGTTGATGGAACTGGAAGCCCATGGTACTATGGGAGCATAGCCATAAGAAATGGCAAGATAGTGGAAATCAAGAGGAAGGGGAGATTTAAGAGTGGAGAACATGTGATAAACGCCGAAGGGTTAATGGTGGCACCAGGATTCATAGATATGCACAGCCACTCAGACGCATACCTACTAATAAATCCTAAAGCTGAAAGCAAAATTAGGCAGGGGGTTACATTGGAAGTCATAGGTAATTGCGGTTCAAGCATGGCACCAATACTACCAAAAAGGCTAAGTGAATTTAAGAGGAGACTCGGTGAACTTGCACAGTACATAACATGGGATTGGTCAACATATAGGGAGTATAAGGAGAAGCTCATGAAAAATGGAATTGCATTGAACGTTGCCCCACTAATAGGGCATGGAACATTAAGAGTTAATGTAATGGGATATGAAAATAGGGAGCCAACCATGGAGGAACTTGAGGAAATGAAGAAATTGCTGGAGCAATGCATGAAGGATGGAGCCTTCGGACTATCCACCGGACTCATATACACCCCTGGAAGCTACGCTAAAACTGAAGAGATAATTGAACTTGCAAAAGTAGTTGCAAAGTATGGTGGAATATACTCCTCACACATAAGGAGTGAAGCGGATAAGCTTATGGAAGCCATAATGGAAGCAATAAGGATAGGGAGAGAAGCAAATATTAGAGTGGAAATTTCACATCTAAAATCAGCTGGAGTTAGGAATTGGGGTAAAATTGTGGAAGCACTGAAAAGGATTGAAGAAGCAAGATGGGAAGGGGTGGATGTAACAGCAGACTTCTACCCATACACTGCTGGAAGCACAAGTTTAACTGCTTGTATACCACCATGGGCCCATGTAGGCGGAATAGAGGAGATGATTAAGAGGCTAAAAGATCCTGAGCAGAGAGCTAAGATAAGGAGGGATATAGAAACGAGCACTGAAGGATGGGAGAACCTCGCAAACCTAGCAGGATGGGATAAGATAGTGGTGGCATCCTGTGAAAAGAATAAGCAATACGAGGGATTAAGCATAAGTGAAATAGCCAAAATGAATAGTAAAGACCCATACGATCAAGCATTCGACCTAATAATAGAGGAAGAGGGGAGAGTGCAAATAATACTACACATGATGAGGGAAGAGGATATGTTGGAAGCATTAAAAAGCCCATACACAATGGTTGGAACAGATGGATCCAGCATAGCACCATACGAACCTCTAGGAAGAGGGAAACCACACCCAAGAAGTTATGGAACATTCCCAAGGATAATTGGGAGATATGCAAGAGACAAGAAGGTTATAACCATAGAGGAAGCAATTAGAAAGATGACGTCAATACCAGCCAACAAACTTGGATTAAAAGATAGGGGGATAATAAGGAGGGGGTTCTGGGCAGACCTCGTAATATTCAATCCAAAAACAATAATAGACACAGCAACCTTCGAAAACCCACACCAATACCCAAAGGGAATAGAGTACGTGATAGTAAATGGGAGAATCGTTATAGATAAAGGCGAACACACAGGAGAACTACCAGGAAGAGTTCTAGAAAGAGAGTAA
- a CDS encoding amidohydrolase, whose protein sequence is MVSLKADLVLVNGKIYSFDEEGRVFEALAVKDGKIVFLGSSRDVKDFIGNETLTIDLKGKPVFPGFIDTHIHFIGVGLSLMMLDLRDVKSIGEFKSMVKRYAEGLKPGKWILGRGWDQDKFYEKRYPNRWDLDEVAPKNPVFLRRVCGHIAVANSMALRIAGIDKFTPDPEGGRIDRDENGEPTGILRESAMRLVWSKIPQPSLDDYVKAVELACNEALSHGITTVHFVSAIPEEIEALQVARGLGKLKVRVCLYISAEHLDELLSLRLKRGFGDDFIKINGIKVLIDGSLGARTAALRSPYNDDPSSMGILTMPIERFRDIVFKAHDGGLQVAVHAIGDRAVELALKVFSEVLSKNPRVDHRHRIEHASIMSPELIKLMSDLGVCASIQPRFIISDFWAVDRVGPNRAKWVYPFKSMMKAGVKIAGGSDCPVDPLDPLYQIYSAVSRGRYDGIELYKYTYDECLTPVEAVSLFTRNAAYIGFEEKVKGSLEVGKYADMVVLSEDPLSIDESRIKDVKVLMTIVNGGIVYKSNVESF, encoded by the coding sequence ATGGTTAGTTTGAAGGCTGATCTCGTATTGGTTAATGGTAAGATATACTCCTTTGATGAGGAGGGTAGGGTTTTTGAGGCTTTAGCTGTTAAGGATGGCAAGATAGTCTTCTTGGGATCTTCTAGAGATGTTAAGGATTTCATTGGCAATGAAACTTTGACTATTGATTTGAAGGGGAAACCTGTCTTTCCCGGATTCATTGATACGCATATACATTTCATTGGGGTTGGACTTTCACTTATGATGTTAGATTTGAGGGATGTTAAATCCATAGGTGAATTTAAGAGTATGGTTAAGAGGTATGCTGAGGGGTTGAAGCCTGGGAAGTGGATTCTTGGTAGAGGTTGGGATCAAGATAAGTTTTATGAGAAGAGGTATCCAAATAGGTGGGATTTAGATGAAGTTGCACCCAAAAATCCAGTCTTCCTTAGGAGGGTTTGCGGTCATATTGCAGTAGCCAATTCCATGGCTTTAAGGATTGCTGGAATTGATAAGTTCACCCCCGACCCTGAAGGTGGGAGGATTGATAGGGATGAGAATGGTGAACCCACTGGAATACTTAGGGAGTCTGCCATGAGGCTTGTTTGGTCTAAGATTCCACAACCATCCCTCGATGATTATGTTAAGGCTGTGGAGCTTGCATGTAATGAAGCCTTATCCCATGGGATAACAACAGTACATTTTGTTTCAGCAATTCCAGAGGAGATTGAAGCTTTACAGGTTGCTAGGGGTTTGGGGAAGCTTAAGGTTAGAGTTTGCCTATACATTTCAGCTGAGCATTTAGATGAGTTGCTGAGTTTGAGGTTGAAGAGGGGGTTTGGTGATGATTTCATAAAGATTAATGGCATTAAAGTTTTGATTGATGGTTCTCTTGGAGCTAGAACTGCAGCTTTGAGATCACCATACAATGATGATCCAAGTAGTATGGGTATTTTGACAATGCCCATTGAAAGGTTTAGGGATATCGTGTTTAAAGCTCATGATGGTGGATTGCAAGTTGCAGTTCATGCCATTGGCGATAGGGCTGTGGAATTGGCTTTAAAAGTTTTCAGTGAAGTTCTCTCGAAGAATCCAAGGGTTGATCATAGGCATAGGATTGAACATGCATCTATAATGTCTCCAGAATTAATTAAATTGATGAGCGATCTAGGTGTATGTGCATCCATTCAGCCTAGATTCATAATATCAGATTTCTGGGCTGTGGATAGGGTTGGACCTAATAGAGCTAAGTGGGTTTACCCATTTAAGAGCATGATGAAAGCTGGTGTTAAAATTGCTGGTGGATCAGATTGCCCAGTAGATCCACTAGACCCATTATATCAAATATATTCCGCTGTGAGTAGGGGGAGGTATGATGGCATAGAACTGTACAAGTACACGTATGATGAATGTCTAACCCCAGTGGAGGCAGTATCCCTATTCACGAGGAATGCTGCTTACATCGGGTTTGAAGAGAAGGTTAAGGGGTCTCTTGAAGTTGGGAAATATGCTGATATGGTTGTCCTATCGGAAGACCCATTATCCATAGATGAGAGTAGGATAAAGGATGTCAAGGTTTTAATGACCATAGTTAATGGGGGAATCGTATACAAGTCTAATGTGGAAAGCTTTTAA